ACAAGCTGAATATGAAACTCTCTCATCAGGAGTCTTAGCCATAAGAGGTAGTATACCCATAAAGGCCGAGTAAGCCAAATTGAAAAATACATATCCAAGAATGTAAGTACCAGCAAACCATATTGCCCTACCTGATGCAGTAAGGCCTAAATCTGTGAAGCTTAACCAACGAAATAAAGCAGCAAGTACACCACCAATAATTAACCACGGGCGGAATTTGCCACCCCTTAACCTGCCTTTTTGCAGTACTATACCACATATAGGTATTGAAATCATATCAACAATACTGCTAAAAGTTAAAATTGTTGCCATTATTGCTGTTTCAACCCCAACTGCAGAAGTTAAAAATATTGCCCAGTAAGTAGTAGTTAACATTGTCATCATTGTTGTAAAACCATTTGTTACACCATAACGCAAAGATTTGACAGTATAAACGGACTTCTTTTTTTTCATAATATAACCTTCTCTATTTGCCTAGTGTTGCCAATACAACAGCTTCTACGTTCTTACGCTTTGCATTTGGTGGAACACTGCAACCTGAATTCATAATAAAGCCACCATCATCTTTAAATAATTCTACAAGATCTTTTGCATAATTGTAACAGTCTTCAGGTGTACCAACAGATGTAAGTGCCGGAGGTACGTTACCTGTAATACACATCTTATCTCCAAGTATTTCTTTAATTTTACGAATATCGGTTATATGGTCAGGATCCCATACACATGAAGCTTTAGGAAATTCTCCAAAATAGTGTAAAAACAATTCCCAATTGCCATCCATGTGCAGCCAGGCTTTTACATTTTTTTTATGCATCATAGGTACTAACTTTCTGTAATATGAAAAGTAGAATTTTTCAAAAACTTTTGATGATATGAAGTCACAACCTGCACGAGTTCCTCCAATAAAACCATATACACCAGGTATGGCATCTATCAATTTAGCTGATTCTTCTACACATTCATCCTCTACAACATCTAAAGCAGCTCTTACTTTATCTGGAATACGATACAAATCTCTAAAAAACTTAGGCAATTTACGCGCACCACTTAAAACTTCAAAAGGTGGAAAAGGTAGCATTCCCCCTGCCCTCCCAATGTTTTGTTTACCAAGAGCTGCTACTTTTACTTGCAGATCCTTGGCATAATTCATATCTGGTTTTGGCAGTACATCAGGATCAAATCCAATTCTTTTTAATAATTCCTGTTTTAAATAATTCCAACCTTTATTTATGATAATATCATAGTCCTCTTCAGTCATCGGTCCCTGTTCACTAATTTGCCAGAGTGCATTTTCGGGCAATTCACGACCAGGTACTTTCATTTTTGCAAACCACTTAGCTGCAAAACTTTGATGTTTAGTTTCCGCTGGCATTCCAAGGGAAACCATTGGTGGTGAATCTATTTCTTTCAGTATAGGAAGCTTTGCAGCCTTTATAAGATTTTCATCTACCAACCTAGGTCTTCTCCAGAAATCAGCTATAACCATTGTCGGATCTATAAAATTGTAATAACAGTGTCCAGAAAACAATATTGGAATTCTATCTGGCTTTTCCATATTCAGAGCAGCCATCATTCTTTTATTACATATCTCAGTCATTTCTTGTGGATTCATTTTATTACACCCCCAAATTTAAATCTATTTTAAAATAGTTCTATTCATTACCTTTTTTCAGCAAATGATCTTTCCTCCGTTTTTGTAAAAACCAGTACCACACAGAGAATTATAGCAATACCTAAAACACCTACTGCAGCAACATTCCATGCTGCCTTTGGGCCAGTAATTCCAAACATTCTGGTAACAGCTGTTAGGGCAAAGGGAGATAAAAATTGTCCAAAACCCTGTAGTGCAAAAAGAATACCTGTTGAAATTGCTGCAGGTGCTGATGAACTTTTAATAACTTTAAGAACAATTTCCGGATTAAAGGTTCCAAAACCAAGTCCATAAATAACACCTGCCACACAAAACATTAAATATGTGTTTACATTTACTAGTAAAAGAAATGATAAACCTAAGAATCCCACTCCAAGAACAATAGTGAATTTCTTAAATATTTTTGTTATAATTCTGCCATACATCATAGATGCAATAAAAGAACCAACAGTAAATAGCGTAAGCACAAAACCAGCTTGAGCAGCATTTCCTATCTTACCTGATACCATAACTATAGATACATTTGTCATAAAGGAAAATGTCATAATATTCAATATCATATTTAGTATGGCAATTATATAAGTATTGATAGTCGCCTTTCCTTTTGAAACGGATGTTTCAGTTTGAGTGGATTTTTTGTCTGGTTCAGGAAGCATGAACATTACCATTAAATATGATGGTATCATAAGCAAAAATCCAAGAAAAGCATATCTCCAACTGTACACAGCTAAAATACCGCCAACTACCTGAAATATTATACCAGAAACAGCCCCCACAGATGTCTTATATCCCATTAGTGCGTCTCTTTCTTCACCTTCAAATAAATAAGCTATCATAGAGGCAGCATAAGGAAATAACATTCCATGTCCAGCACCAAATAAAACCCTGGTAAATAATATTAAAGTCATACCTCCAAAGAAAGCAGGCAGGATTCCAATAAACATTAGAATAAACGATAAATATATTACCGCCTTTTTGGACATAAATCGCTCGAGTTGTCCAGGTACCAAGGAAAATATAATCATCATCAAAGACGGTATAGTCGAAATCTGTTTAACTTCAGTAGCACTTACATTAGGAAACGCCTTTGCTATTTCACCAAGTGCCGGTGTGGTCATACTCGTTGTATATAACATGGCTGCCAAAGTTAACACAGCAATTTTTACTGTTAAACCATATTTTTTTTCACTCATATCATTTTGCTCCTTTTCTGTATAATAATTTTAAAAATTATCAAACTCCTGTTATATAAAGTGCTTTCTATTATTACTTGCCCATTGCAGCTGCAATCATTGCTTTAACGTTTTCAGGTTTTGAATTAGGAGGTACACAGCAGCCTGCAGCCATAAAGAATCCCTGTGGTGAAAATTCATCTACAAGTTTTTTGCTATAATCGTATACTTCATCCGGTGTTCCTAGTGATAGGAGTGATGGTGCAACATCTCCCATAAAAGCCATACGTCCGCCAAGAAGTTCTTTAGCCTTAAATATATCAGTTGAACTGTCAGGATGAAAAATTGCCCTGCCCTTAGGGACATCAAGAAAATAGTCTAGAAAGCGGCTCCAATCCAGATCTAAATGAAAATAAATATTGGATCCTTCCTCAAGAATTACGTCTATATTCTGCTTCATGTATTTCCACATATAGCGGTCAAAATCTCTCATAGATAAGAAGTCTCCTGCTCCACGACCTCCGCCTACAAATACAGCAAGTGGTTTTTTCTCACGTATTTGTTTTCTTAAATCATTTAACTTATCCACCATAAACGCATCGAATGCCGCTTCAACTTTCTCAGGCATCCTATGCATATCCCTCATCAATTTAGGTATGGTACGTGCTCCACTAAAAACAGTAAACGGCCCTCCTGCTACTGCAGTTGTTAGTATGACACAACCTGCATCTGTATATTTTTTTGCAATTTTATCGGCAATAGTACCGTAATATTTCATATCATCACATGAACTTTTCAGGTTTTTTTCGCAGAAGTCTTTAAAAAAGTAATTCCAACCTTTATCAATGATGATGTCATAATCTTCTTCAGTCATTTTACCAATTTCATCTATCTGCCACTGTGCATCATCTTTAAGCTCACGCCCAGGTACCCTTGAAGCTGAGAGGTAAGCTAGTCCACTTGTTGTGGGCAAACGAACTGGAGTAATGACACAATCTATATCCCCTATGGATTTCAATGAATTCACTACTTTGTCTTCTGCTGCCTCATTGTCTGTTACAAATTCGCACAGCTTTCCACCTGAATATCTTAGTAAAAATGCTCCTGCGTGAAGCATAATAGGTGTTCTATCCGTTTTTTGCATTGCAATGTTCTTCTTGATCCTTTCCAAATGTTCATTATACAATTCCTTATTACTTTTCATACTAATAACACCCCCACGTAAATTAGTAAAAATATAAACTCACTTCAGTTTTCTTCCACATCAATGTTACCAAAATCCGTATATTGCTACAATGTTACAATTTGAGAAAAAATAATCAAATCGTTGTAAACTTTTACAATTACAATGTTGTTAAAATCATCCATATGAACTATAATTAAATTAAATTCTTTACATAAGGGAGATAATTATGTCAGTTCTGATGAGTGAAATTGTTAATAACTTAATGAAATACAACCCTGCTTTTAGAGTTAAACACAACTCCCATGTGAGATGCTGTAAGTTTCTTAATAACAATGATTTACCATTAGACTCAAAAGATATATATTTAGCAAGTATCTCTAATCTGCTTCCAAACATTTCTTCTAACAAAATTGTTAATTTACTACTTCTTACCAATAGAGATGTACCTAACTATTTGAAGGATAATCCTATGGTAAATTACATTGCAATTAATCAAGATATAAGCAAAACAAAAATCTTTAACGAACTCCAGGACTTATTTTTCCACAATGAATATAAAACAAATTGTGCTGAAAAACTATTTGATGCTTTAAACAAGGAAAAAGATGTCCAACAAATTTTAAATATTTGTGCAGAAATTCTTGGAAATCCAGTGCTTTTAGCAGATTCATTCTTATATTTAATTAATTATTCAGGTTTTGATGATAGTATAGATGAGCCCGTATGGAAGAATTATATTACGACTGGACATATACCATTAGAATACATAAATCAGCAAAATTTAAACTTGACAGTACAGAACAGCATAGCTCCAGACATTATGTGGAATACTAGTACTTTAAAACACAAACAAATTATTGGAAGAATACGTTTAAATAACACTTTAATTGCTTATCTGAAAATATTGGAATATAACAAAGAAATCACGAAAAGTGATATAATGATTATCCCTATAATTTGTAATACTCTAGCACTAGCAGTAGAAAAAAGCAAATACAGTTTTTTTATACCTGAATCTCCTATTGAAACATTAATGATACATTTGTTAAAAGGAGATATGATTTCAGAGATTTCCATTGAAGAAATACAAAATCAATTCATCGCTAATCAGTATACTACTTTCTACATTTTAAGTTTTTATGTAAAAAATGATATTTTTGATTTAACCGTAAAATTATGCCATGTAAAAGGATTAATCAACAGTATTTTTCACCACTACCATACAGTTATATATAATGATCATATAGTTACACTAGTTACTAAAAAAAGTCCTAAAGAACCAATAATAGATAGTTACCTGCATAATGCTTTTATAAAATTATTATCAGATAATCAAGTTGTTGCAGGTGTAAGCCGATGTTTTCACAATATAATGGAAATTTTTAAATTTCATGTACAGTCAATTAAAGCTGCCAAACTAGGATACAAGTTAAATAAGAAAGATAACCTCTATCTTTATAATGACTATGCTGTCTATCACTTATTTGAAGCCTGCTCTTTTAAAGAAAAACTTGAGGAATTTTGTGATCCTTCCATTTTAAAATTGATTAATGATGATAAAGAAAATGGGACATCTTATGCCCTTAGTCTTTATACTTATATTCAAAATAACTTTGATATACAAAAAACATCATATTTTATGAATGTACACTATAATACTATAAAATACCGTCTTCAAAAGATTGAGGATGTCTTAGAAATTGATTTAAGAGACAGTAATGTCGTATTTCATATTAGCCTTTCTTTTCGTATTTTAGGATTCCTAGGATATTTTAAATTATAAACCATATCCTTTCTCCATGTACTTTCCATAATTTTTAAATAGCAATATACTCTTGTATTAGACTACATCTAAATAATAAATATAATTATACTATTTAGATACTTCATATATAAATTATGCCAATAAGCTAAATTTTATATAGAATAGTTTCAAAAAAATTTGACTCTGAAGAAATAAATTAGTAAAATTATAAAATCAACAGATAAAAATTTAGCAGAGGTAAAAAAGCACAAGAAAGTATTGACCTCAAAAGGAGACATATATAATGAGTGTACCATCATCAATAACTGAATTTGTGGGAACAGTAAAATATGGAGATACAGTAGGTCTTGTTATAGCAAATGTGGATAGTTCTTTGCATGAGAAGATTGGATTAGATAAAAGACACCGTTCAATAGGAATTATAAGTAACAGAACAGGAGCAGGTTCTCAAATCATGGCTGCTGACGAAGCAGTAAAGGCTACTAATACAGAAGTTGCAAGTGTTGAACTTCCAAGAGATACAAAAGGTGGGGCAGGACATGGTTGTTTGATCATACTTGCAGCAGAAGATGTATCTGATGTAAGAAGAGCAGTAGAAATCGCCCTTAGTAAAACAGAAAGAAATTTCGGAGATGTTTATGGATTTGATTCAGGCCATATTGAATTGCACTACACTGCAAGAGCAAGTCTCGCTTTAAACAAAGGTTTTGGTGCCCCTATTGGAAAAGCTTTTGGAATAATTGTAGGTGCTCCAGCTGGAATTGGTGTCGTAATGGCAGATACTGCACTTAAAACTGCAAATGTTGAACTTGTTAGTTATTTAAGTCCAAGCCAAGGAACTGCCCATTCAAATGAAGTTATCATAACTGTCACAGGAGATCCAGGTGCTGTAAGACAATCGGTAATTGCTGCTAGAAAGATAGGATTGTCTATTGCCAGATCAATGGGCCAAAACCCAGTATCTACTACAGGAAAACCTTACATCTAATATAGTTATTTATAGTTATTTTTAATAAGACATACTTTTCGAGTAAAAATTTACTCGAAAAGTATGTCTTATCTTACTTTAACATTGAAAGCATATAATCAGGAATATTCTTATTTTTACCACCTGGAAGTTCCATTGTTGTTACTTTAGGCTTTCTGGTTGATAATTTCATAGTTTCGTCTTCACCTTTTGAACTCATAATCCTTAAAAGCCAGTTATCATTATCTACAAATTCATAATCATCACGTATGTGTGTACCCCTACTCTCTTTTCTCATAAGGGCAGCTCTTACCCCTGCTTCTGTGCAAGTTAAAAGATTTCGAACCTGTATCGATTCTATCCATTCATAGTTATAAACTATATTTTTACTTTTAGTACTCATTTCGCTTATGTCATATTTATATATTTTTAAAATTTCATCTAAAGTTTTTGTAAGTCCCTCCTCATTTCTTCTAAAGTTAAAGCCGGTATCAGCTGTCTTTTCTATATTTCTGTGTATTTTTATAGGGCTAACTCCTTCTTTTCTTTCAAGAGGTGAAAAAATATCTTTAATTATACTATCAATATTGGTATTTTTCATGCTTGGTTCATTTACATTTTGTATATATTTGCAAGCGGACAATGCTGCTCTATAACCCTGTACAAGCATTTCAATAAGTCCGTCTGCAACCCTCATAGCTCCAAATACACCACTTGTAGTCTCACCAGCTGCATAAAGTCCTGGTACTCCAGTGTACATATTTTCGTCTACTTCAATGCCGCCCATGCTGTATTCTGAGCCAATACCTACTTCCCATGGAATTCCCTTTCTAATATTTTCAACAAAAGTATTCAAGTTGTTTCCTTGATAGAATCCCTTTCTATACCACATGTTCATTAATGGCTCAGATTTTTTTAAAGCTTTTTCATAAATATCAAAAGGCACATTTGAATAATCAAAATATACACCTCCATTTGGAGTTCCTTTTCCTCTTGCAATTTGATCTCCATAATAATACGTAAATATAAGCTTTCCCATTTCACTTTCCTTAGCCATTTTAAGTAAAGTTTCAGGTATATTATCTAAAATTGATTCTCCCTTACCATTTTTAACAATAGGCATTGACATACTGGAATGTAAGAAAGGATAAATTGAACCTTTATATACTGATGGTGAAAGGGCAACTGCTGGTATATATAATAAAAATTCCATATCCGCAAGCTTTGCTCCTGCACGATATGCCATAGCCATTCCATCGCCAGTCATATCAGAAACAGTGCATTTAAAGGAATAAGGCTGATATCCGCCAGTAGCTAAAATAACTGACTTTGATCTGATTTCAATAATTTCTCCTGTATATACTTCTATGCCCACTGCACCTACAGCTTTTTTATCTTCCATTAAAATATCCACTGCTATAAAATCTTCTATAACATCAATACCGCTCTCTTTATTAACTCCGAATCGGCATCCATCTCCTACAGCTTTACCTGAGGTTATATATCCTTCTTCTCCAAAAAATGCAACCTTGTGTCCTGCTTTTTCAATCCACTGTTTAAGTTCAAAGCAGCACCCATCACAATCACTTACAAACTGCTCAACCATATTTTGATCACTTAGATAAAAAGATTGCTTTACAATTTGTTCAAATAATTTTTCCTTCGTATTTTTAGGATCTGCTTCCTTAAGTCCATATTTATAATATGCAGTTTCTCCATCCATAGAAAATCCTGCCCCTGCCATAATGGCATTTCCGCTTTTCCCAAGTTTTCCTTTTACTGCAAGTAGTACTTTTGCTCCTTTTCTTGCAGCTGTCACAGCTGCCATTGATCCTGCTCCAGATCCTCCAACAACTAATATGTCAGTATCAATTATCTTATCTATTTGCATTTTAACAGCCTCCTATTTTTATAACATTTTTAGATTAAATTTACAAATTTTATCACCTTTTGCAATGCAATATGGTCTCTCCAGTTTCATACCAAAAGCCTCAAACAAAATATGATCTATTTCACAATATAGATGTCCTAACTCCATACCAGCTTTCCCATATTGTGACCATATGTCCCCCATAGGACAATAAGTAATTTCTGATTGATCATTATCTGAATATTTCCAGCCATTTGAAGGCATATCTCTAACGGCAGCATAGGTTCTAGGATTATTTAAATCCAAACCTTTTTCCTTTGCTTCAGCTTTCATCGCATCTACCCTTGCTTTGCCAAACTTCTTAACTGCAGATAAAATTGCATCTTTTCCATTTTCTTCTCCCATTCTCTCAACCATTTCCTGTGCCATAAAATAATACAGTTCAGCCATAAGCTTTGCAAATTTAACTGCTGGTTCCTCATTACTTTTTAAATTACTCATTTTATTTACCTCCTCCTATATTTTTTATATAGTAACCAAATCCTTTACTTTTTTTCTCCCTTTTAAAGGCTCAAGGACAATTTCATCGCCCTTCTCTATTACATGTGTACATGCAAGAGAAGGAGTACCATCAACCATAAGAGTGCATCTTCCACAAATTCCATGGCCACAGGCACTGTGTTTGTAATAGCTCAAACTGCTGTCACAATGTTCCTGAATATAATCGAGAACATTCATTACAGTCCACTTTTCTTCAAAAATTACTGGAACATCAAAACAGTCATAATGTTCACCTTCTTCTACTGTTGGTTCAAATCGATATACTTTTACTTTCATTTTAATACCTCCAATTAATAAAATTTTTGAAAGCTAAATATTTTATAGTTCGTAATAATTTATTAAAAAAAATTTGTTTGAATTCAAACAAATTTTTTACAAAGACTTTGCTAATCTCCTTAAAAATTTAATGAGAAATTGTTTTTCCTGATCATTTTCTGTTGCTTCCAAGTATTTTTTAGCAATTTCATAATCAAACTTCATATGTTCTCCTTGAACAATTTTGCCTTCATCAGTGATTTCAAGATTAAATGAGCGTCTATCTTCTGGACTTATAACTCTCTTTACAATTCCACGCTTTTCAAGACGATTTATAACGCTTGTAAGTGTACTATTAGGGATTTGCAATATATTAAGTAAATCCTTTATCTGTTTTCCTGGGTTTTCTGCTACTACTCTTAGAACTCTAAAATCAAGCATAGATATTTTTTTTGTTTTATCTGAATAATCATTTAAAAATTTACTGTTAATCATTTTATATATCAGTTCATGTATAGCTTTATCAACAATTTTAATGTCCTCATCTTTTATCATAGCGCATTTTCTTCCTTACTTCGTAATATTTATGTTATGTAACAATAGTAAAACATGTTATGAAATTTGTCAAGAAAATTTTATGATTTTTTATCAATTACTTTAATATATTCTATCTATCAAAAATAAAAGATTTAACAACCCCAAAATATTCTCTTACACAATAATTAGGCAGCAGCAAATAGTTTACAGGGGCAGGAACACCCTCAACTCGAAAGCCATATCTTTTAGCTAAAAACTTAGCTCTAAAAACATGAAAATTACTTGTAATAACAGCTAATTGTATATTTTTCCTACCATCTATTTTCTTCAAAATCTCCCTAGTATATTTCATATTTTCCAAAGTATTTTTGGATTTTTCTTCCTTTATTATATCTTCATTCTTTACTCCATGCTGAACAAGGTATATCCTCATAGCTTCTGCTTCCGATATATCTTCTCCACGTCCCTGTCCCCCTGAAGCAATGACTTTTATGCCTGGATTTTGTTCTATATATTTAAGTGCTTCTTGAGTCCTCTGAAGCTGAACTAGAAGCATATTTCTTCCGCTGATCCCACCACCTAAAATCATAATATAATCAGGTTTCTTATTATGACCTTCATTAGCACTTACAAAAATGCATCCTTCAACAAAAATAAATGAAATAGCAATTATGGATATAAAAACTTTTAAAACTGTCAAAAATCTTTTCACCACTTTATTAAAATTATTTTCATAAAACTTTATTTTATAAATTCCTAGGATTACACAAACAATTCCGAACATAACAAAAAATTCTGAAAAATTCACAAACCTGCTAAATACTATGAAACAACTAATAAAATATAGTATGTTTACTATTCCAAAGGCAACTAAAAGGTATCCTATACCCTTGTGATCTTTTAAATTTTTCACGCTAAACACCATCCTAAAACATAATATTTTACTACTAAATATCCCTCCAAAATTATATTTACTAGATTTTTCATTTTTACACATTTTCATTATATACTATATCAAAGCAATTATAATAATAAAGATATAATGTTTAATAAAAATACTACAAAAAACCTCTTCGTGAAAACACAAAGAGGTTTCTTTTTTGTGACTATGCTTTATCAATAAATTATTTTTACATAGTACTCATTCTTCTGCACTCATCAGCACATTGACGACATGCATCTGCGCACATTCTACAGTGTTCATCATTGAATTTGCTGCATTCTGATGCACATTCATCACAAGTTGTTGCACACAAATTGCAAATATCATTTACATGATATCCTCTTCTAGCCATGGCAGTTGCAGCTGTTCTACAAATTTCTGCACAATCAACTAAATCAACTATACAATGTTCTCTTGCCTTTACATCTGGCTCTGACAGACACATTCTGAAACATTCCTCACATAATTGCATACATTTATTGCAAGAATCAATACATGATTGATACTGAGCATTTGGAGCCATTAAAGTTGAATTCATAATATAAACCCTCCTTAAAACTTTTATGTCTACATTTTATTTTGCTCTAAATATTTGACTTTATGCAGTTAATAGCATCTCTATATTTTATAAAAGCCCTCAATAAACAATTTTATGACTAAATTTTAAAAAATATTAACAAGTATAGCATAATTGTTACAATATATTTGAAAATATATACTTCTTTTCAAATATAATTGAGTTAAAATTTCCCTTATGATATGGTAGAAAGGGGTTTTTATAATACTAAACTAATTGCACTTTTGTATGTACAAAGCATAAATAATATACGCAATCCACATTAATATTAAAGAATCCATATAATAACATTTGAAAAGGGGTAATTTAGTTGAATTTAAGGAATATGCAAGGAAAAATTTTAGCATGTATCTTACCATTAGTTTTACTTGGAACATTTATAGTATCCTTTATTGGATATACTAATTCTAAAAACATGATCAATGATCAAATTGATGAGAAAATGGACTACAAGTTACACGAGTCTGTAGAAAATATGCAGAAACTTCTATTAAAGAATGGTAAAGTAGCTGAAACTCTGGCCAAGGTAGCCGAGACTTCAGGCAGTAGTTTCAGCCCAGATGCTTATAAATCCTTATTGGAAAACTTTGTAAAAACTAATGAAGAAACATATGGATCAGGAGTCTGGTATGAACCAAATAAATATAGTGCAAGCCAAAAATACTATGGTCCCTATGCATATAAAAATAACGGTAATGTAAAATATACAGATGAGTATAGTAATGAAACTTATAATTATTTTAAGTATGATTGGTATAAAAACGCAAAAAATACTAATAAGAGTTTAGTTTGGTCTCTACCATACTATGATGATACTAGTAAAGTTACCATGGTTACTGCAGCATCACCTTTCTACGATCAAAACAAACAGTTTATTGGTGTTACTACAGCAGATATGGATTTAACCAGTCTACAAAAGGCTATACAAGACATGAAATTTGGTACAAGTGGTAGAGCATTTCTTTTAAGTAGTGATGGAACATACATATCATCCCCAGATAAAAACAAAATTATGAAAGTTAAGATTTCAAATGACAGTAATAGTAGTTTAGCAGCTATTGGAAATGACATTGTAAAACAGAAAAGTGGTGAAAACACTTTCTACCAAAATAATGATAAATATAGAGTATATTATACTACAGTCCCAGAAACAGGATGGACAATAGCCATAACTATTTCTCAATCAGAATTATATGCTCCACTTAAATCTTTCCTTTTTAAAACAATAATTACATTTTTAATAATTATTGCATTAAGCATATTTGTAGCAATCTGCTTTAGTAGACAAATTAGGAAAAACATATCAAAAGTTAATGAATTAGTACATGCTGTTTCTAAGGGAGATTTAACAAAAACATTAGAAATAAACACAAAAGATGAGTTAAATATTATGAGTAAAAATTTAAATAGTATGACTGAAGGCTTAAAAAATATGATTTCAG
The genomic region above belongs to Clostridium sp. AWRP and contains:
- a CDS encoding 2Fe-2S iron-sulfur cluster-binding protein yields the protein MKVKVYRFEPTVEEGEHYDCFDVPVIFEEKWTVMNVLDYIQEHCDSSLSYYKHSACGHGICGRCTLMVDGTPSLACTHVIEKGDEIVLEPLKGRKKVKDLVTI
- a CDS encoding MarR family transcriptional regulator encodes the protein MIKDEDIKIVDKAIHELIYKMINSKFLNDYSDKTKKISMLDFRVLRVVAENPGKQIKDLLNILQIPNSTLTSVINRLEKRGIVKRVISPEDRRSFNLEITDEGKIVQGEHMKFDYEIAKKYLEATENDQEKQFLIKFLRRLAKSL
- a CDS encoding YdcF family protein — encoded protein: MKNLKDHKGIGYLLVAFGIVNILYFISCFIVFSRFVNFSEFFVMFGIVCVILGIYKIKFYENNFNKVVKRFLTVLKVFISIIAISFIFVEGCIFVSANEGHNKKPDYIMILGGGISGRNMLLVQLQRTQEALKYIEQNPGIKVIASGGQGRGEDISEAEAMRIYLVQHGVKNEDIIKEEKSKNTLENMKYTREILKKIDGRKNIQLAVITSNFHVFRAKFLAKRYGFRVEGVPAPVNYLLLPNYCVREYFGVVKSFIFDR
- a CDS encoding four-helix bundle copper-binding protein, coding for MNSTLMAPNAQYQSCIDSCNKCMQLCEECFRMCLSEPDVKAREHCIVDLVDCAEICRTAATAMARRGYHVNDICNLCATTCDECASECSKFNDEHCRMCADACRQCADECRRMSTM
- a CDS encoding methyl-accepting chemotaxis protein, which codes for MNLRNMQGKILACILPLVLLGTFIVSFIGYTNSKNMINDQIDEKMDYKLHESVENMQKLLLKNGKVAETLAKVAETSGSSFSPDAYKSLLENFVKTNEETYGSGVWYEPNKYSASQKYYGPYAYKNNGNVKYTDEYSNETYNYFKYDWYKNAKNTNKSLVWSLPYYDDTSKVTMVTAASPFYDQNKQFIGVTTADMDLTSLQKAIQDMKFGTSGRAFLLSSDGTYISSPDKNKIMKVKISNDSNSSLAAIGNDIVKQKSGENTFYQNNDKYRVYYTTVPETGWTIAITISQSELYAPLKSFLFKTIITFLIIIALSIFVAICFSRQIRKNISKVNELVHAVSKGDLTKTLEINTKDELNIMSKNLNSMTEGLKNMISGVSESIEQIVSISEELAASSEQTETTASQIATSVSHIAEGSSSQVADADKTVNSMTNIYGDIDKISEKVQDVTNHSVETYKKAEEGTSVVNNAVEQMEIIDNNTTVLSKVVNILNSKSGEIGNISSIIIDVSEQTNLLALNAAIEAARAGEHGKGFAVVAEEVRVLAEQSSNSSTQINVLIKEIQNEIQKAVTSMQESSKSVKVGINLVKNTGSSFDEILKDISSVSDQIQYVAKGVNQITTSIQDMVNSVNKISDISKESSESIQSIAASSEEQMAIMKEVAEVSENLSNMAVKLGSDINTFKL